A region of the Penicillium psychrofluorescens genome assembly, chromosome: 6 genome:
GTTGAGTGTGGAGTTAGTTttatcatcatcctctttATGAAACCAACTTGATCAACATCCACGACGGTCTAAATAGTATCACTGATTCTGTATCGGCCAACCCATAGTCAGACTGGTCCGCACATGGCTGCAAGCTGTGAAATCCCGTTGCTGTCTAGTTCGAGCCCTAATCGGACCCCTGCCGGAATCCCCAGTATTCGTCAGCCAATCCGCCGCCATCCCGGTTGTACCTAAGGAGAGCATAGGTCATGGCACGTGACCGTCTTTCTAGAGTCTTCCGTGGCGGATCaccttctctttctttctctctgtctctctcttctcccctccaGGGCATTCTCCCCCCCCCTTTCCTTCCAATTGACCcgactttctttcttcaactAACTTGAATTTTGTAAGTACTCTCAGTTTGGTTCTTtgctctccctcccctaCACGCACAATCCCTCCCGGCAATCCTCCGTCGATTGCCTGCCCCAGATGATGAAATACCAGCTGGCACCAGTCTGAGAATGATGGATTCGCTCCGTCTTCACTGCTGAATAGTTTACGTCCGGAAATACGCTTCTGGTCCTGATCCTGGTGGCATTCGCTTGAATTCCACTTTAATTTTTTTGGTTGCCGAGAAAAcatccaaaaaaaaaacaccatCGCTAACCCGTGATTTGTGTGATTTATAGAAATTTAGCTGGGCACCCGGCCGAATTAGCCAACGGAGGACAAACTTCCCCATCATATCATCATGGTTCTtcacaaccccaacaacTGGCACTGGGTGAACAAGGATGCCTCGGGCTGGGCCAAGAACTACCTGCAGCAGAACCTGTGCTGCATCACAGCCGAGGAGGGAGGCGTGACGGCCAAAGTAGAGCGTGTGGTGTCGATGGATGGCGACGTAGATGTCAGCCAGCGCAAGGGCAAGGTCATCACCCTGTTCGACGTCAAGTTGCAACTAGAATATTCAGGTTTGTAGATTCAAATTTCAatgttgtttttttttatgtGGTCTCTTTCAAGGCAGCTAAAATAAGGTATTCCAATAGGCAAGAccaccgatgccgaagaGGTGACCGGCTCGATTAGCATCCCCGAGGTAGCCCACGacaccgaggaagatgagtTTGTCGTATGTTTCCCCCCCTAACATCCTCTCGCCGGATTATTTTTGACGTGAAGATAAgttcgagatcgagaaccaCGCCGACGCCGCCTCCAAGCAGCCAGTCAAGGACCTGGTGCGCTCCGCAATCCTGCcccagctgcgccaggcgCTGGCCAAATTCGGCCCAGCCCTGATCACCGAGCACGGCAAGGACCTGCAGCACGCTCCCGGCGTCAACCCATCCAGCGGGTTCGCCCCGGCAAAGGTCCACCCGCAGACCACCAAGGAGTCCGCTGGCAGCACGGGCCAGACAACCACCTCGACCACGGGCAAAGCCGTcgtcaacaccaccaccgtgaCGGCGTCCGACGAGTTCcgcaccaccgccgaggagctgTACAACACTTTCACGGACCCGCAGCGCATTGCCGCGTTCACGCGGAGCCCGCCGCGCCAGTTCGAGGGCGCCAAGGCCGGCGGCAAGTTCGCGATCTTTGACGGAAACGTCACCGGCGAGTTCGTCAAGCTGGAGCCCCCCAAGCACCTGGTGCAGAAGTGGCGTCTGGCGCAGTGGCCTGCCGACCACTTCAGTACCTTGGAGATTCACTTTGATCAAAACGATGTCGATGGCGTCACCCAGATGCGCGTCACTTGGTCTGGCGTCCCCGTGGGCCAGGAGGATGTCACGAAGCAGAACTGGGACATGTACTATGTCCGCAGCATGAAGCAGACCTTTGGGTACgtctcccttccctcccctgCATATGTTCCATCCGGCTCTTTGCCAATACGAGCCTTAtcttcttccagatccaCTTCATCATCAAGTTTCTCTTCTTGGTCCTCGTTGCTAACGTTTGtcgttctcttccttggTATAGGTTTGGCACTATTCTCTGATCGACTCCGCGCGCTTTTCCTGGCTGCATGACTTGgtgtcttttctttcacttcaTAAGAGTATTTAGACCGACTCCGCTACACACATTCCCTCCCCTCACCCATATGTCGAAGAGATCGACATCCTCCCCATCTTGCTGTCACTTTCCctgggaggaaagaaagactTATAGCAACCACGCACACGTACCCTCATGCACATACTCCGGCTCTTTGCCTGGTTTCTGGCCGGAgttctattttttttttttttgttttcctaTGCAATTGTTGGTTGGCCTGTTTGCAATAACAATAACCTTCATTGGACCGAGTCACGGGTCCAGTGCTGCTACGATAGAGGAAAGTGATTTATGATAAtgaagacaagaagaaagaatgTTTCAAGAAGTATAGTTAGATACCTATCTTCCACACGTAGCGATGCCGCTTGGTGGCCTTGCCCAGCCCGGTCTGCGTAATATACAAGGTGGTCTACAGGTAAAAGTGATCTTTGTGACTCAATTTCTCTTTTGTATATCACTATTTCCTATTCTATGgatgcttttttttttgacaCTTACAGAGTGCGCTCAATCAGCTCAATGCCATACTCCTCCTTCAGAGTCTTGATGAGAGGAGCACAGATGTCCATAGTCATAGGCGCAAGGACACCCTTCTTGGAGATAGTCCCATCCAGAACCTGCTGCACAGCCACACCGCAAGGAATACCAACAAGACGAGCCATCGCCGAGTACCCAGCCGGGTTACCGTAGTCGCAGAGGGTCGAAGTGCGAGTCTCCTTCGAGCCATCCTTGTGCTCGATCTCGAACTTGTGCTGCAGCATGACGAGATCGCGCTCCTCGGGACCGTactgcatcttcttctcgaggGTAGCGCAGAGGGTGTCGAGCGGGTTGCCGCGCGGGTTGATCGGCTCGTCGGAGAAGAGGCCGATCCAGCGCAGACCGGCGAGGAGGCGGTTGCGCTCGTCGTTGCCGGGGAAGGCCGTCTTGGAGGCCACGGCCCACTGCAGATCTTGCTCGCTGGCGGAGGTGGCGCCGAGGAGGGCCTTGGTCGCCTCCTTCCAGGCGATGGGCTTGTCGAAGACGGGGTTGGCTTCGTCGCTGAGGAAGCCAGTGTCGACGAGCAccttgatcatctcgggGAAACCCTGGTAGCGCAGCGTGCCGCGGATGACAGTCTGAGCCTCGGGGATATCGTACTTCTCCCGGAAGGGAGTCGAGTCGCGGTTCGGGTACCCGACGAAGGCGAATCCGGGATAGATGAAGTATGGCTTGGCGGTCGCCATGAGATCCGGACCGTCGATGCTGACGAGCTTGCCGTCCTGGTAGATCTTCGCGGCGTTGCGCAGGGCAAGGAGCACGCCGCGGCTGGACCACGAGAATTTGTAGCCGAGCGGGTTGTCCGAGCACTCGGGGGCAGGGAGACCACCGCAGTAGGACACGAAGCCCGTGAtcttgccgccggcggcgtgAACCTCCGAGATGGTCTTGACGGCGTACAGGTGGTCGAGGCCAGGGTCCAGACCAATCTCGTTCATCACCGTAATGCCGGCCTTCTTACACTCCTCGTCCAATTCCATCATCGCCGGGCTGGCATATGAGGTTGTGACCACATGCTTCTTAGTACGAATGGCCGACTTGATGACCAAAGCGTGGAAGGTGTAGGGGATCAAGGAAATCGCCAGATCATTCTGGGACAAGGCCGCGTCGAGAGCGGCGTCGTCGGAAACATCCAGGGAAATGGCCTTGGTGTTCTTGAAGCCCTCGCACAGCTTCTGGGCGCTCTCGAGGGTTCGGCAGGCCACGGTAACCTGGACGTCGGACTTGCTCAGAACCTCGACGGTGGGCTTGGTGACTGCGAGCAGTTAGTATATACCGATGTGGACCAGTCAATTGGGGCAGTCAGAGCATACCGAAACCcgagcccagcagcagaaccTTGGAACCAGCAATCGGAGCCATTGTGAATAACGATTGAAGATAATaatggaagaagatgttcTGTCCAGTTCAGTTCATCCCGCATTCTTTTCTGCCCCGCCGTGTGCGGTGGGTGAGTGAGTCATCACGGCCGGTATCGGGGTTCAAACCGTATGTAATCCGATCTACAATAGCTATTATTGAACGCTTGGGATATCGTCGGAGGATAGAATCAGTCGAGGGCTATAACTAGCCTCGAACACCACAAAAACTCCACTGAATGCTAATGATAACAAAGATAGATAGACATGGTACAGAGAGACGCGACTAAACTGCCTTGACCTTCGCCTGCCGCAACAGAACTGCATCCGCATCCTCCTCACTCGTCGACTCTGGACTATCGCCGGCAAAGTTGCCCTCGGCGTCCGGGTTCTTACGAGACTTGGCAATGCGCCGTTGCCAGGCCAGCATGACGGGCAGGAAATGCCATAGGTCGAACTCGGGCCACATTACCTCCAGAAACACGATCTCCGTGTTGTCGTGGCATTGCCAGAGCATAAAGTCGCTGAGTCGCTCCACGCCCGATGTGCGAATCAGCATGTCCAGTGGTGGAGTGCCCTTGGTCAGCATGTGGTCGGAGAGGGTTTGGCGTGTGATGGTCTCGGGGGACAGATAGACGGGGTTTTCTGCTTCGGAGGAGGAATAGTTGGCTTGTGATGTGTTTTTGTTGGattgttgttgatgctggcCCTCTTGCTGGCCCCCTAAGTGCAGGGTTGTAGAGGACGAAAAGGAGGACTCGGACTCGTAGACCCGTTGGGAATGGTCATTTCGCAGGATCGGATCCTCCTCCTGGGTCGAAGACTCTGAGGTCGACCCGGTGTCACTATGCGAATCATGGGTCTTGCCCGACCCCGTTGTCTGCGCGCGGATATTTAACGCAATATGCGATTCCGAGAAAAGCGCGCGCGCCGCAACGCCAGCCGGTTTCGCAGACCACAGCGGCGTGCTGTAATCCTCCACCGTATCGCGAATGGCACCGGTGATCTCGTCGCGGGAGGTATAGGGGAAGCAGATATTGAGGACGCGGTCACCGTTGCGACTAGTCATCTCGACGGCCTTGTTGACAGCCGCCAGGACATCAggcttgagcagctcgagcCGGCCCAGAACGCGGATCCTCGCACCGTACCGATCGAGCAGATCGCCATGCTGGGCCATCTCCGACAGCTTCACCTtggccatctccatcagcgcATCAACCTCGAACTTGGACCGCTTGAAATTCTCGATGCTGAACGCGTAGATCGTCACGACTTTGACTCCGCTCTTGTAGCAGACTTCGAGGATCTGTGGTCATCAGAGAGTAATGTCAGTCACCAACGCAAGCCACACAACCGGGGATAGCAAAGCTTTTCCGGGACCATACCCTTGCCAGCGCCTCAAATCCCAGATTATGACCCTCCACCGTCTCGATTCCGTGCGATCGCGCAAACCGTCGATTCCCGTCCATGACAAAGGCCACATGTTTCGGGATGGGACCCTGGCGCAGGGCGCCGATGAGCAGCGCTTTGaggttggagatggcgaaCTCGATGGGCGGCGAGGCGAGGAACCAGTTCCGGAGTCGTGACAGGTGCATTGAGCCCGCCATGGTGAGCGTGGAGGTGTTGGATGTGTGCAGACAAGCGGCTCGCCCCTCGGAGGGTGGATGGGCTGAGAGAGAACGAGCgatgggaagagagagggagagagagacgaaAGGCGGAAGCTTGTTGTGTCTCGTGCGGGTGTACGACGACAACGGGCTGACGTGGTCAGTTTGGAGACAACCACCAGAAATCCAAGGCTGAACTTTTCTGACTGGCAAgtgtccttttttttttttttatgtTTACGCCTTCTAGCCCCTGCATGTCCAACGGTCTGAGCACAACCCCGGAAGTGGCAAATGCGGGATCATCAGCCGCAAAGAACAACCCATAGTCATGCCGACCTCGGTTACTCCAGAGAACATTTTGGGACACGCTTATGATAATTTTAGCGCTCGACTTGAATAGTAAGTAACAAACTTCATGTACATAAAACGTGTTGTATAGACGGGAAAAGACAAGACAGGGAAACGGTGTAACGGTGATAaccaaaaaggaaaacatgGGATATCTCTCATTACAGCTATGTGAGCAAAGGGGACAAAAAACACAGCAATAACTACATACAAGAAGCACCAGCACCACAGTATAGGCCAACTATAGTCTATAGATCCTTCCGCTCGCCTTCACTCTCCGGCGTCCCCGGCCCTGAGCTCGCCATATCCCAAGAGCCATCCTCtgatcggcgacggcgctgGCCACGCTCACGCATAGCGTCGCGAATGCGTGAATTGACATGCTCCAGGGGATCCTTGGGCCCATCCTTGGGCGTGAGGGGACTGAGCGGTTTCAACTGATGCCGCGAGCCTGGTCTGGGCCCTGCGGAACTGCTGCGGCTACGGTCTCGGCTCGGAGGTCTtgtggagaagaagccgatgtTGGCGAGGTTGTAGAAGGATTCGTTGCGGGGGAGGGGTTCTTGGGACCGGAACGGCACGGTGTCGTTCTCGTCGTACTCGCCGCGGGCGTGGATGGCGGGGATTTCGCTGTCTTCTCGGTTGACTTTCGAGAATGGGTCGGAGACGATTCGCGCGGCGTCGAAGTCTGGGAAGAGTTCTGGGCCCATCGTGTTGATGGCTTCCGTTACGAGCTGGGTTAGGGCTACCCGTCTCGCGCGGAGCTTCACCAGGGTATTGGCAGATGAGGGGTTCAAGCAGAGGAGGAGTGGGCGTAGGGATTTGATAATGTCCATGCCCACCTCGCCGATCCGGAGGGCGGCAAACGTGATTGTGGGGAATAGGGCCATGCCGATCAACACTACCAACCAGAGTGGTACCCATTCTGGAATCAAGCCTCGGATGCGGTTGTAGTACGTCCAGTAGGTGAAGGCTGCGGTGTAGGATGCGTACACGGCCGGTGCGAAGGCCAGGGCAATCAATAGCTTCCATGTGGCCATCACATCCCGGCCTTGTAGTTTGACTGTGGAGGCAGCTAGCGCTTCCTTGGACTTTTTGATCGACAGGTATTTGGTGGCGATGAAGACAGGGGTGAAGAGGAGCAGACCGGGCAGAGTTCCAATGGTGAGAAGAGCCAGCTGGCCCAAGCGGTAGATCAACATGGCAATGACATGGATGATCGAGAACTTGGCGTAGGCAACTTGATGATCCCGGATTCCGAGGATGCGGAGCTGCTTGTTGTACTCCACAATAGATCTTCGGAGGTGCACAATCCGCGGATCCTCCTTGTAGTGCTCATAGCCCCTGACGAGTCGGCGGTTCAGTTCGACCACCattggaagaggaagctTCTTCCCTTTGGTGTTGTACATCCGACGGGCCGCTTGGATGACCTACCCAGAGGTTAGCTGCAGCATTGGACAAGAAATGCAAGGTCTTACCATGAGCGTTTCATAGTCGGGActggtgacggtgacggCAACCAGACTTTGATAGATGATATCTAGCAGCTTGCCCACCGACTCTCGCCGCTCACCCTCCTTGAACTGCTTCACCAGCTCTTTGGGCACCTCGAGAGGGGTGCCAAACTCAatcaccgccctcgatcGGAATTTGTGTGCATGGAAATAGTTCATGCCGCAGGGCACGATCTTCAGGCCACAATCCGGATTATCTGCCAGTGTTCCCAGGGCCATCAAGGCCACACCCGCTAGATTTTATATTAGTATTGGTTATTCACCACATTTTAGAAACAGTTCGCTCACCTTTGAGCGGCAGCAGAGATGTGCGGTCATGACTACCACCTTCGGGAAAGATGCCCACACAGCCCCCGGCATTCAGTCTCGCAAAGACCGCCTTATAGACCGCCGTTTGATCCACATGCGGCGCAACCTTGAACTTGGAGCCCTTGAACGCCGAGCGGTCCTGCTCCGATCCATCCCCAGTGAACTTCCCGTCGTCGTCAATGTCCTCCCGCCCCGTCAACTGGAACAACGCATCCCGGTGCTTAAAGGGTTTCTTGAGCACCAGTTCCTCGGGCCCCCGAATCTCCGCGATTGCCGTACTGTGCGACGTCCCATTGATCGTCGGCAGCGCAATCGTCCCTTCCACTTCAAACCCCGGTCCTTCGAAATTGGTGCCGACTCCGCGCAGCAGAGTGGGCTCGTTGACCGGATCGGGCAGATAGACCGTGCCGGCCCCAGGTTTCAGATTGTCCATTGCTCTCGCCACGGGTAGCGTCCCAATCATTCTCGCCAGGAACCCGATAAACTTGCGTCGGAAGGATTTTTCGGCGATCAGCCATGATATGCGGCGGTGGGCTTCGCTGCGGATGACGCGCATCAAAACGAGCGAGTCGACGAACTGGAGAGCGATGCTGTTAGTGAGAGTTTCAGGACCAGAGTAATGTCACGCACCTGGTTTGCATGAGGGGCAGCGACCAGGATGATTGGGCCGCGTCGCGGAATCTTCCAGGACCCGCGTGGATGGACCtcgcggaagaagagatcaatGAGCACGGAGAAGGTCCAGAGCACCAGATCGTACAGCCACCCGACGAGGGGCGGGATGTATGGGCCTTTCGTGCCCATGGCGCCGTTGgatggggagggggaggaaagCTATGGGGCGCGTGTAGTGGGtgcggaggagctcgacATGGGCAGTGTCTGcagggagggagggagtcAGCAGGTGTAGAATAAAATCGAATAAAAGGACTATGAGCTCACCTGTGGGAGTTCAGTGTCACGCGACCatgggggagagagaggagtAGGGAGGAAAAGTGAAAGAGTGTAGAAAGTTGAGGGGAACTGAATCCGTCGAATCCGGCAGGGCACAGACCGTGGACCTAGCTACTTAGGAACTCCCGCCGCTTCTAGGTAACGAATTACAGGTAATGTTTTTCAATACTTTCATATAGACCCTCCATAATAAATAAGGTtgtaaaaaaaaaccatCCCAACATTCCCCGACTTcttgcttttgttttgttggGATGATCGACAGCGGAGTAATGATCACTGCAGAGTTGAGGCTGATCGGGCGAGGGTCCAAGGTACATGAAAATACGAGGGAATGATAACTGCACCGAAGTACTACTTATCTCCGGCTGCCCCGCAACTTGTCTAGacctctcttcctccaagcTCTCTCTCACTTATACTTTCTGCTTCTATCATCTCACCATGTCTATCAAGTACGTACGCCCTTCCCatctgctgcttctgctttccCCTCCTTACTAACCCCGTTAGCTGGGTGATGCTCCATGACAGCGAAGGTTTCGTCCGCCTGCCCAACGAACGCCTGGTCTACTCTTCCCCCCCGCGCACCAGCCTGGCTCTATCCCCGCCCAGCGCCTACAAAGGCAAAGAAACCCTTTCCGTCCAAAGCAGCGCCGGCTGTATCCACCTCACCAACCAAAGAGTCCGTTCCTATCCCACCCCCGCCACTCCCTAACTAACAACCCCAACCCAATCCAGGTCGTCTACCTCCCCGCTCAACCAACCAAAGACTTCCAgtccttctcctcccctCTGCTCAACGTCCGCGACTCGCACGTCTCCGCGCCCTTCTTCGGTCCCAACGTATGGACAGCCCTGGTGCAGCCCGTATCGGGCGGAGGCATCTCGCCGAACCTGCCAGCCGTGCAGCTGAAAGTGACCTACAAAGAAGGGGGCGCCTTTGACTTCCATACCAACTTTGAGCGCATCAAGGAGCGTCTTGCGCAGGCCGTTGAGAACACCGATGACGGGGCCCGCGGTGTCCGCGGCGTGGATCTGACGGCTGTTCACTTGGACGAGCTGCCGGCTTACGATGCTCCGCAACATACCAGGAACCACTACTCGGCTCCGCGTGagccgccgcctccgcctccgccggcaGAGTCGCAGAGTGCTGGACGCAGACCGTCGGAAGTGTCGCCTGAACCCTCCGAGCCCCCGCCATGCTACGAGGAAGTGCAGTCGCAGAGCGTAGCTCatgagctggaggagcggcTACGACGCAGTGGTTGAATGGCTGGTCTACACCTTTTGTTCTGGTCTCTATGTACAGTATCATCTATCTCCATTTTTAGCTAGCGATCCGGAAGCGGTTACCATGGCATTAGTATTATTTAGAAGCAACCCCAGGAGTTCGTGTCTCTTTCCCGTGAGTTCTGGAAAGTCTAGAAAAAAActatttctttttttttctattctATTTCTATCATAATAATATTTCCTCAGTAAATAGAACGAGTAAAAAACATCTGCGTCCACTTCCAGTGCCCGTTGTAGCAGCCAGCCAATCACGTGCGCCACAATTAGCAACGCCGACTCGTCCCGATTTTGCAACCACTTCAATCCTCACTCTCAACCCCTACCCTCCCACCTCCATTCCCACGCACCACACCACCCAATTGACACCCGCATTTACCGCAATGGGTCTCGCCGACTTTTTCTCTGACGTCGTCTCCACCCTGGGCTTCGCCGAGGCCCAGGCTGAGGCACCGGCTCAGGACACCGAATCCAGCTCCGACGAAGCCGCGTCTTCCGACAAGAGCGACGAcgcttctgctgctgctgacgaCAGCTCCGAGCAGGCGGAGGATACCCCCGAGGAGTCCTCTGAGGAGTCTGAGGAGTCCGAGGAGACTgagggcggtgatgatgaggccgaggaggagggtgaggaggaggaggaagaggaggaagaggaggaagaggagccgGAGGACATCAAGCCTAAGCTTGAAGAGGGTAAGTTTCCTCCATATTGTCAATTGGATTATCCTCGGGATGCTATTGTCGCTCCTGTGGTGTGGGATGGGTTGCAGGAATTGGGATGGCGTCAGCtcaatctcaatctcctGCATCCGCACCACCATGACCCAACGCTCGCGCCAATGGCATACCTACTCCTACCCATCGATCAGACATGACCCAGTTGCTGACTTGACTCGTTCCTTGTACAGACTGCGCTCACTCCGCTCAGTGCGCCCCGTACAAGCACCACTTCGACGAGTGCGTCGAGCGCGTCACCCgccaggaggaggacgaggaccAGAAGGGTCCCAAGGAGGACTGTGTTGAGGAGTGTATGTCCACCGGAAACTCCCTCACCCAATCCACCCGGACCCAAATGCTAATATGACTTGACTTGATTGATAGTCTTCCACCTCACCCACTGCGCGACCGCCTGTGCCGCCCCCAAGCTCTGGCGCGAGCTCAAGTAAACGACTTGCTCCGCGTTTACTTTCTTCGGGGAACGCCCGAATCCCCCACTTATCTGATGGCTGTCTGTCTGTCCGACAGCACAGCCTgccgccgtcatcatcatcaaagTCCTGGGTTGACACATTGGTCTTGTGTGGTCACTCCTCGTGTGTGTTTTGCATattgtgttttgttttcaAGACAGACCGGGAGATGGGagatgggagagagagaaagaaaaatgatATAATAGACCGCCTGTCTGCTGCCCTCCCGCTTTCTCCGGTCTGTCTTGCTTGTACAGATAGCTGGTCTTTATTTAGTGTTACTACCAAGTGTTGTCTTTTTTGACAGCGAATGTCATCTGTTTAGACCATGTGGTTTATCTATAGAGTAATTGGAGGTGGATACTGCTGATGGGACAGAATTGCCTAATACGTCTGGATGTGTAGCTTTATCAACATGTCCAATGGCCCCATGTACAACAAACATATCATCGTAAGTATGTCCAGATAGATGACCAAATATACACAATCAAACAATATGAACAGACATAGACACCTGAAACAAGTGCCTGAGGTCACAAAAAAAGCAAGCAAACAAGTGGGGGGTATTGATACGAAAACAGGGGGACGTAGAGTGAGCTGAGCTGAGCAGAGTGTCCAACACAGGGGAAAAGTTGCCGACAACATATAGAATTGCCATCAGCCCGGCATGGCCTATAAAGCAGGCATCATCCTCTGGTCGAACGGGCGGTATGTTCAAATGCCCCGAACAGGTCGTGCGGAAAGGAATGGACTGCTCGTCACAGAGCAGTCTCTGTCTGTGAGGGAGACGAATGAACCACGCCAATCTCCTCTGAGGCGGCTTTGTCAGCGCCTCTATCTCGCCCGGGACCGTCCGCATCCACGGTGTCCGGATCCCGCGCCTCGACACCACGATCGATATCCCACCGGCGGCGCGTCACCACACGCCCAAACAATCCAATCACCATGGGTGGCGgcgcagcaacaacagcGACAACGGCGGAGAAAATGAGCGCATTGCGCATATTGAACGGAGGATGCGCAAAGGCATCCGCCTTGAGCGCGTCCTGGATCAGAATAAAGCACGCGCCGAGCAACTGCCCGCCGGTCCAGCAGATGGTGCTCCCGATCTCCGGTGAGAAGGGGTATGTGATCTCCACGAGATACTCCAGCACAACGGGCAACAGGGCAAACGAGGACGCTCCCATGATCGCCATCACGACGTACGACGGCGCAATGCCCGCGGAGCTGCCGGGGGCAAAGACCAGCCCGATATACGAGGCCGCGACGATGGGGACCAGCACGCGGGTGGTGCCGAGGTAGTGTTTGTACCGGTCTGTTAGCGGCGAGACGATCGCTGCCACTACCAGGCCGACTACGATCAGGATCCCGCCTGCGATCCCGGCTTCAGTCTCGCTGAACCCGTGCGGGCTGAGGATTTGGTTCAGAAGCGAGGATACGCTGTTGAAGAATCCCACGTAGACGGAGAAGGCGATTAGGATGAGCCAGAACTCGAGCGTGCCGAGAAGTTGGCGCACTGCGGGGATGAGCGGCGAGCGTGGGATGGCGGAGGCGGCGCTGGggggtgtgggtggtgcggcggggaggaagaaggatgggATCGATGCGACGCTTGACTGTGGAGAGGGTCAGTACTGATGATCAATTGTTGCTGCGCAGGGAGGAGATATCACTGACAATGACAGAGATATACAACACCATGTTCGGGATCTCAGACGGTTTCGTCGCCCACGCCGAATCAATCAACTGCCCCAGCGCTGCGCCCAAGGGATTCGCCAGACTAGCCAGCGCCGTTGCGCTGGTGCGGCCCCGATCCGAGAACCACAGGTCGCTGTATCGCGTCGGCGCGCAGAGACAGAACGGCTGCGCCAggccgatgaggatctgCCCGAACATGGCGAGgccgaagatgccgccgTTGGCTCTGGTGCCGGCATAGCGCAGCCAGTTGCCGACCAGCAGGAgcgtggcggtggtgatgatggcgggTTTGGGGCCGCCTTTGTTGAGGATCCAGATGACGAATCTATGGAGGATTGAGCTCTGTATCAGCGCAGTCGAGGACAGTCGAATCGATCGCGATTGGATCAGATTAGGGCATGGCAGAAGTGATCTGCGCACTGCTCTAGGACGCGATGCGATAGGTACTTACGGGCTGGCGGCGCAGAAGGCGAACAGGAAGCCCGTGCTCATCCAGTTGATGGCGCTCTCGGAGACATCGAAGTActgcgcggcggtggtggagatggaggagaaggtgagCCACTGTTTGGCGGATGTCAGAATGCGCAGTTACCGTGGGAGGAGCTGTCTTACATCCCAACTGACGACGATATTCAGCAGCACCAGCTGAGCTAGCCCCCAGAAGCGACGTTTGTAGACCCTGTAGACAGGTCGCGTGCCGGCCGACTCGGACTCGGGGGAAATAGATGGGTTCATGGTAGAGTGTCTACCATGCTCCCAGCACCGTAGTAGT
Encoded here:
- a CDS encoding uncharacterized protein (ID:PFLUO_009012-T1.cds;~source:funannotate), with protein sequence MSINWVMLHDSEGFVRLPNERLVYSSPPRTSLALSPPSAYKGKETLSVQSSAGCIHLTNQRVVYLPAQPTKDFQSFSSPLLNVRDSHVSAPFFGPNVWTALVQPVSGGGISPNLPAVQLKVTYKEGGAFDFHTNFERIKERLAQAVENTDDGARGVRGVDLTAVHLDELPAYDAPQHTRNHYSAPREPPPPPPPAESQSAGRRPSEVSPEPSEPPPCYEEVQSQSVAHELEERLRRSG
- a CDS encoding uncharacterized protein (ID:PFLUO_009013-T1.cds;~source:funannotate), with the protein product MGLADFFSDVVSTLGFAEAQAEAPAQDTESSSDEAASSDKSDDASAAADDSSEQAEDTPEESSEESEESEETEGGDDEAEEEGEEEEEEEEEEEEEPEDIKPKLEEDCAHSAQCAPYKHHFDECVERVTRQEEDEDQKGPKEDCVEEFFHLTHCATACAAPKLWRELK
- a CDS encoding uncharacterized protein (ID:PFLUO_009014-T1.cds;~source:funannotate), yielding MNPSISPESESAGTRPVYRVYKRRFWGLAQLVLLNIVVSWDWLTFSSISTTAAQYFDVSESAINWMSTGFLFAFCAASPFVIWILNKGGPKPAIITTATLLLVGNWLRYAGTRANGGIFGLAMFGQILIGLAQPFCLCAPTRYSDLWFSDRGRTSATALASLANPLGAALGQLIDSAWATKPSEIPNMVLYISVISSVASIPSFFLPAAPPTPPSAASAIPRSPLIPAVRQLLGTLEFWLILIAFSVYVGFFNSVSSLLNQILSPHGFSETEAGIAGGILIVVGLVVAAIVSPLTDRYKHYLGTTRVLVPIVAASYIGLVFAPGSSAGIAPSYVVMAIMGASSFALLPVVLEYLVEITYPFSPEIGSTICWTGGQLLGACFILIQDALKADAFAHPPFNMRNALIFSAVVAVVAAPPPMVIGLFGRVVTRRRWDIDRGVEARDPDTVDADGPGRDRGADKAASEEIGVVHSSPSQTETAL